The sequence ACTTCTCTATTTATCTCATCTTTTATCTCTACGTTttcaatgctgttttttttgtttcttttttctggaTTGCTGGGAGATTTGTCATCTGCATAGCTTCTCACTGAGTGCTGAGAGGATTTTGCTTTGTGACAGGACTTGTAAAGCGAGTACTGAATAACTTTAGCTGGCTCTATGACTTGATAATGTCCCTCACAAGTTTGACACGTTGTTTGACTTCTCTCtgaatgaaaatgatgatgGATGAGTTGAGTCACACAGCTTTATCCTCACATTATCCTCGAGTCCTGAACTAAAATCATGCTTGTGTTCTTCTTTTTATCCACAGGCCCGATCAGCAGCGAATCATCTCCCGTTTCCTCTCCAGCCACCAATCACAGCTCTCCGGTGGGCACGCCCAAGCGGGTCCCGTTAGTGTCAGGGCCCGGTCTTGGGGCTCCTTCTGCCTCGCACGGTGTGTCCAGTACACCGCCTGTGGTCACCATCGCTCCTACCAAAACAGTCAATGGCATGTGGAGGAGTGAAGGGAGACAGGTGAGACTCAGCTCCTCGTCCCATACATCAGTGCGTCCTAAACGACGTACTACACCCTATGCACCGTGTACTCtactgtagagagagagagagagagagatggagagatttgAAAGATTCCACACTGTTTTCTTCCGGTTGAATAAGTGTACTTGTTTTTGTTGTAatgttcagtgtgaacacactcctcacactccttctACTACAGAACAGCATagaatagtgcataagtatgCAATTTTGGACAAAATAAGGACAAGTCTTTCCTCTCTGTATTTCTACTCTTCTGTATGTTGGAGGTCATGGAAAGGTCACAGTATCACCAGCAATCATCTCTCCTCCTGTACCAGCCATTACAGAAATTCACCCAGTTTGCCTGAGAGCTGTCTAagctctccacacacacacacacacacactctctcctctctctctccctcaggaTCTCTTACCTCTTCTGtacctctctctttccttttctcctcGTGTCTTGTTTTTATCTCTGCTTGTCACTCCTGATGGATGTCTGACTCCATAGTAAAAATGTCTGTAAAGatatgatgtgtttttataaGGACAGAGCCGGATGGATAGAGGTAGAGAGTGTTTTCCACATTCTACCTTTCTACATTCTACCTTTCTGTTAGTGCTTTGAgaacaaatgaattaataaaatccTGAGTGATCACAATAATAAGGAAAGATTGATTGAATAGCTTTAAAGCTACATGGTGTAAAATGGAATGATTTGATCATCTGAATATTGGGAACTGGATAATAGCTACGCAGCTCGTGACGCAGTGTGACTGACTTTCCTGTCAGCGCCACGATATAACAACAAAATCCTGTGGTTTATTACCATCTCAGGAGGAGTTAGGCTTCTAGTGCTGCATTATACTAACAAATTGTCCTTTAATACCAGTGTTTGTTCTGACCATGTGAAGGCCTCCCTCCCGAGCTTACTGAAATGAGTTAAATGTGATTAAGAAGACATGAAAAAACAAGGAGGATCGTCCTCTTAGCTTTGTTTGGTGTAAATCATAAAGCAGCATTAGGTATACAGTACATGAGGCAGGAATgaagatggggtgtgtgtgtgtgtgtgtgtgtgtgtgtgtgagagagagagagagagaggggtgaggaAATGCTTATGTGCAGTCCAGTTGTCCAGGGTTAAGTAGGGTTCAGTCAGGGTACAATGAGGTCACAGGGTTTAAGAAAGGGGCAGTATAATAGGGAATGTGGAAAGATGTGGGTTTACTGCTCtcaagacgtgtgtgtgtgtgtgtgtgtgtgtgtgtgttaatgggtttGATGGGTTTGTTTGTTCAGGCTTGATCTCTCGGTGCTTCTGTGAGCCTGTTTGGCCGTGCAGTCACTGGGGGAGCAGTTCAGACAATGCCCACTTCCCCCGATCAAACCAGgctttctccacacacacaaagagcttCTGTGCTTCTGCccagaggaggtggaggaaagGAGCTGCTCTGTTGGCTTTGCTGCCAGCAATAAAGaggatttctttaaaaaagaaaagaaaagaaagctgtGATTCTggccccaaaacacacacacttaaaggcTGATTTATACTTGCTGTAACTGTACATAGGCAAGATGGCCACCACGTGTGAACCACTCATTTGACGCGTCGCGTGTGAACGTCCTCAGAATTTAGCGCAGCGGGTCTGAGTGACGTGATGGTAATGTAAAGAGTGAAGGCAGTGTAGCACCATTGCTCACTGTGTAAAGTAACACTGGTCATCACATCGCATGCATCTATACTATTCTAGATTATTATTGAGTAGTGACATCAGGGTTAAACAGCAAGTGTTTGAAGAAGTagaagtagcctttatttgtcatgtatacattactgcacagtgaaattctttctttgcatatcccagccttggaggttggggtcagagtgcagtgtgagccatgatacagcacccctggagcagagagggttaagggccttgctcaagagcccaacagtggcaacttggcggtgctggggcttgaattgAAGAATGTTTTCCACTGTTTTGAGCACCTCTGGAGTGtttaataatcattttcaaATGTAAGGTCAGAGTTTTCGATTTGAGATGCAGCCCAATGACGGCCACTGCGGAAAGTTTGAAAGAGGAACGGAGCTCGTCATCTGTCCGTAATCGCTAAATTCAGTATGACTAGATGGACACAGAGAGATGTTTTGGCTCTGAATTGCCATCTAGTGGAAGCTGCATTTCATCCTCCAGATGTGTAAAAGACACACAAGCGAGTATGTGAACAGTGCTGCTTGCTTAGCTGCTGCACATGCATGTACGCACGTATGCACGGTGAGGATGAAGCATATTTCTGTCTTTAGGTTTAAACAAAACCTGCACATATCCGTCGTCCCGCACTTGTCTGGGTGATGTGGCCTCGTCTCAAGCCAGACAAGGAGTGCTGTAGTCATTAGAAAGCTGCTTTGAATCACATTTCCATGCTAAAAACTCCAtgcaaaatatatgttgatTTGCATTCTTCTGCAGACTGTTCCACATTTTTCTTCTGCCTTGCTAGATAAGGGCAGGGAACAAGAAACAAAAGTCTGTAAGTATGGCTTTCACAGCCATATAGGGTCAGCAATTATTAGAGCCGCCGCTCCTTTTTGTTTAGGAAACCAAAACAAACTGGATAAAAATCAATTATTAGATTTAATTAAGAACAGATTTgaaagaaatgcaaaacaacTTTGACCCGATATGGTACTTATAGTTAAGATAATAACATTaatcacatttttttgtgtgtgttcccaGGCTGAGGCTGCATTGAGAGGCTCTGCTCGAGAACGGCTGCCCTCagaccctcctcctcctccacctcctcctcttcctccgtCGACTCAGGAGAAGAGTGTCTCCTCTCTTCCCCCTCACATCATGGGAGCACCTTATCCTTTTGGCCTGAACCCCAGTGCAGTAATGCAGGATCCTCGTCTACAAGCCCTTAAGTAAGAGCCAAATGTATAGACTTCGTATCATTAATGTTAGCAAATAATTAACATATAATAATctgttcatatttttgtttgataaagtattctctctttctctctctctctctctctctctctctccctcagtttATCACGTCAGATGCCTCATGTTCTGCAGTCGGGGGCTGTACCAGTTGGTGCAGTGCCCTTGGGGGCGGTGCCAGAGGAATACCTGCGCAGTGGGTTCCGCCCCTATGGTTCTGCTGAAGACTTGAGACTATCTTCACTCCCGTTAGGGCTGGACCCTGCATACTTTCGCTCAGGATATCTGGCCTACCCTGCCCTATCAtcatacaggtgtgtgtgtgtgtgtgtgtgtgtgtttctgtacacCATCATGGTTTCTATGCCTAATGTCCAGCCTATTCTTGTGGAGTTATGTCATGTCCAGAATCTGTAAttgtttatataaaacacagataACATGAACAACTGAATGCATGATAAGAGAGACCTATTCTTATGATGTTTGTCTATTTGTCTGATTTTATGTCTAGCTGCTTTTGCTAGCATTAATATTAGCAGTGCAGATCTCATTTATTCGTCTTCAGGAAGCGTCTTATACCACGTGTGTTTTTTCCGGATTCtgtggtttcctcccactgtccaaaaTCCTGTCTGTAGGTGGATTAGTTaccctaggtgtgtgtgtgtgtgtgtgtgtgtgtgtgtgtgtgtgctggaccAGCATCTCACCTAGAGTCATGTTTGCATCCTTTGCTGGCATTTTTTGGCATTAATAATATATGCTAAATATATTCATATgtctatttctttttaaatgccCCACATTTTAAAAGCTTATCCACACAAagaacacactctcacagcatGTCTCTCACTAGCGGCTGAGAAGCAGTGGCTGAAATTGCCTTCAGTGgtgacctcagtgtgtgtgtgtgtgaatgtgtgtatatcagtgtgtgtgtgtatgtcaagGGGAGGCTGAGAGCTAGGGTTAATGAAATGAGGAGACAGAGATAGTGATGCAGCAGCAGGAGCCACTAATGAGCTGTTCTGTTCCCCTCTTCCCCCCGCCGCTGGGCAGAATGGATGAGTCCCTCTGTTTATCTGCCCTCCGCTCACCCTACTACCAGCTGCCAGCGGGGGGAGCCGTGCCCTCCCTGCATCCCAGCACTGCTCACCTCCACCTGCCAGGGGTGCGCTACCCTGCAGAGCTCAGCCATCAGTCTCTGACAGCCCTGCAGAGcgagaggtacacacacacacacacacacacacacacactctcacacacacacagtttcactcACAGATATTCACCCAATTTATATTGCTTCCAGGATGCCTGGCTCTGTGTTCCTAGTCAGTTCATCCAAATAGTTGTGAATCAGGCATTGCTCTGGAAAATTTATCCTACATAAACTTAAAATTGGCTGAAGTAAATTGGCCTTGATAGCAATGGTACAATTCTGTTTGTATATGTCACGGTTTTCTCTCTGTAACACATATGTGCCGTGActtgtacacacatatacatgcatgTTGACGcccctgcacacatacacaccccatgTGGCCTGTAATCTGTTCAACTTTTCCTCCTCATGCTCAGTAGTAAACAGCATCAACACTTCTTGTGTTCCTGTTGCCTCCCTCTGAGTGTGTTCTTTATGTTCCTGTGGAGAGTGTTGCATCTCAcaccctttgtgtgtgtgtgtttgtgtgtgtgtgtttgtgtgtgtgtgaatctctGACAGGCTGCAGATGGAGGACAAGCTTCGCCAGCACGAGAGAGAGCGGGAGCGAGAGAAGGAGAGAGCTCacgaggcagagagagagaaggagcgagagcgtgagagagagcgagagcgggAACGAGAGCGTGTGCgggaaagggaaagggaaagggaggaggaaagagaaagagagagagaactggaGCGACAGAAAGAGAGGGCAAAAGAAAGGGAAGTTCAGGCAGTCCGGGCCATGGAGAAGCATGTCCTGAGCCAGgagctccatacacactctcacacactctctcacaggCAGCAGATAGAAGACAGAGCCAAGCTTACACCAAACCGAGCAGGTACACAGGTGCACACCTACACTCAGCATTAAATCATAAGCATTGCCAGCTTCAGCTctaaccacacacatacatgtgatTTACTTATAGTTAATAATTTCAACACGTTTTCCTGGACTaaaaaacaccttttgaccCAAATCTCCCATATAATGAAAGTTGTTTGGAAATTACAATTTACAACATGCAACAGTACAAGTACAAACAGTTCATTATACTGGCATGAAGCAGACATGttctaataaaacaataatgcttttatttacacatgGAACAAATTCAAAGCCATTAGAGAGCTGTTTAGAGGAAACGGCGAAAAGTATATGGGAAATATGGGAAAAGTATTGCCCAGGGTAATCATGCATACTGTAGGTTATATTGCGATATGTAAAGATGCTAGAGTAATTCTTTAGTAAGTTGTAAAAGTACTTTTTCTGTTAGTACTCTTTGTACAGTTAATGCTGATTTATTGAACAGAATGTATTTCCTCCGCAGAGAAAACCAAAGAGGCCACACTCCTGGCCCCAAAGCCTCTGCAGCCTGGCTTGTATCCCTCCCCCAGTGGCCCCGCTCCACTCCCAGTGCCCAGCCTTGTGCCCACCCCTGGAGAGAGGTTAGGGCCAAGTGCTCTGCTGCTCCAGCGccagggagaggaggagagatggCTGGCACGCCAGAGAAGGCTGAGAGTGGACACAGTAGACAGGCAGGGCCTGGCGTCTGAGTgttcacatcacagcacagagcCAGAGACACATGAACCTCACACAGATTCACAGAGGTGAGATAATTGCAGTACACCTTTTGACCTGGTCACGTTTCTGATTACGGACAGCTTTATGTGGTTCCGAATTACACAGCTATAcctgatcagctataacattatgaccagtgacaggtgaagtgaataacactgatgatctcctcatcatggtacctgttagtgggtgggatatattaggcagcaagtgaacattttgtcctcagagttgatgttagaagcaggaaaaatgggcaagtgtaaggatttgagcgagtttgacgagggccaaattgtgatggctagaccactggatcagagcatctccaagactgcagctcttgtggggtgttcccagtctgcagtggtcagtatctatcagaagtggtccaaggaaggaacagtggtgaaccggtgacagggtcatgggcggtcaaggctcattgatgcacgtgaggagcgaaggctggcccgtgtggtccgatccaaaagacgagctactgttgctcaaattgctgaagaagttaatgctggttctgatagaaaggtgtcagaatacacagtgcatgatgtgtcagagctgttttgggagcaaaagggggaccaacaaaatattaggcaggtggtcatagtgttatgcctggtcagtgtatatcagctgtCTGGATCTGGGTTGTTATTTGGTCTTAATTATTAAGCCGTTTTCTTTCTACTTCAGTTCAATTTagggaaaaaaagttaaattctGTTAGATTCTGTAATCATGAAGACATCATGAAGAGGAGGATCATGTGATGTTCTTAGCACAAGATGCTTTATTTACTTACCATACAGCCCTTGATACACTTTTTTGTAGAGATACCCCTACACTTTCAGCTAGCTCagaaataatgtttatatataatgtaGTAGGGATTGCTGTTTTTAACCACATGTCTTCAAGTTAAACCATACTGATCTTCTTTGGGCCCTCATCTTCTTGAAGTGCCATGATTTTGAAGTACcctgaggcaaaaaaaacacacaaaactagAAGAGATTCCTAGAAGGAGAGGCGAGACTGCTCCGCTTCCTGTACAAAGATATTGTAGAATGGTGCCATCTTGTGTCCATATTGACTAACTCTGCTTGGTTTCACTCCACACAGGCCTCACTCACGCCACCAGGACTTGAACAACAGAGAGCTACCTCACCACCTGGGAGCACCACCTCCTCTCATCTCCCCCAAACCCACCCCTCCTAACCCTCCCACCACTCTCTGGAATCCCGTGTCCCTCATcaactctccctcacacacgcGCCGGGCATATGAGCCTCCCTTCCCCCCAAGCCGTCCACCTCCAGGATTGACTAAACCCGAGTGCACAGATAGGAGCCTTCCTCCGAGGACATCTGGCCTCGTCGAGCCCGGCACCTTCCATACAGAGCAGGAGAAGTTGAGCCAGAGCATTCTGAACAAGCAGAGGCTCTCTTTTCCCCTGACTGCTCCCTTTGGAGAGCTGAGAGGAACCAAAAGAGCAGGATCCCCTATCAGAGTCTTCCCTCAGTGTCCCGCACGAGAACCAACACTGGTGTATGATCACGCACTGCAGCAACACAGAACTCTTCTGAGCAAACTTGACCTGGAGGAGAAGAGACGAAAGGAAGCCAGAGAAAAGGGTACAAACTCCATGAACTAGCTTCTATCGTTGTACTTGTTTTGGGTCACTAAACTGGACCAATGCTAGGAACATTTTCCAAGTAGagtcatctccatctccatatTATTCTAACAGAAATCTAGACAACTCTTAATGAAATATCAAAGATGTGAATGTTCTACAGTTGACTGCATGGGCTTTGATTCCAgagatttctttattttggcCTGAGAGTAACAATGTGGAAGAACACAAGAGTTCAGTCAAATTCTGAATAATAAAGCAGTGAATTTGCATTctcatttgcattttcattcTCCTGTATATCTCACTGCGCGCTCTGGGTTTCAGGTTATTACTACGAGCTGGATGACTCTTatgatgagagtgatgaagaagaagtaAGAGCTCATCTGAGGAGAGTGACTGAACAGCCTCCTCTCAAACTGGACCAGTCTAAAGAGGTacctctccctctgtttctcaaCACATCTACTCCTCTCTCCTCTTATGTCTCCGACATATGCAAGTTATttacccctctctctatctctctctctctgcagaaaCTGGACTTCCTGGCTGTATTTAGCCTGACCACATTGTCCCAGCGAGACGAGCTGttggaaagaaagaggaagaagaggagaaagatgaTGAGGGAGCGCAGCCCGTCTCCGATACTTGCTCAGAGTAAACGTCAGACTCCGCCCACATCCACGCCCACCCTGTCCACCCGATACACACCCGAGGAGATGGACAGGGCACCTGAACTAGAGAACAAGAAACATTTCCTCAATATGTTCAACCTCAACCATGTCAGCCAAGAGCAAAGgataggtgtgtgtatacacacacacacacacacagagtattttaatttgtttttttatgcatCATAGTCTATCAGGGATACTTACACTCCAACATTATGTACTTAATATTCTACATCTATTTATATTTGCTTTTGTTAGTAGAAGTCTGTTTGaaacatttttgtgtgtatcaccactacagaaaaagagaaagtagTGAATCTACTAGATGCCATCAAAAAGAAAACGGTCACTCTGGACACGCTCCGGTACGCTACGTACACACCCTGCTGCAGCCCTCCCTCTACTGCCTGTGGTACGACTTACACACCGTCAATCCATCCAGTTTTTCCCCATTTAATTTAGTATTATGGTTTACTTTGAATAGATTCATGATAATCCAGGATGCAACACTTGGGGCAAATGTGGAAAAGTTTTTCTAAATGTTTGATATTTATCTTTCTCAGATCCTACAACACCCTCCACACCCTGCCAGTCAAACGGAGAACCCCAACCAAATTCCCGTAGCCCCACTCCTCCTGGACCTACCAAGCACCTTCACAGTGTCAGCCAGATTGACCTTCACAGACCTTCACAGCCCTCTGACCTCTTGCGCCCTAAAGAGCCTCCTCCACTCGCCCCGCTGCAGGACCACTCTCGTTTAGGAGAAGCTCCACCAATCAAGAGAGCAGCAAGCCTGCAGAACAGCTCCAGACCTCTACACCCACAGCTAAAGGAGCGGCCTCACGGGCTCAACGGCATGAGTGACCACAGCAGGTCTCGTCCCTGGGAGAGCCTCAGTGCTGAGGAGTTTGCTCAACACTTCCACCAGTCTGTACTGCAGTCTACACATAAATCCCAGCACAAACCCAAAGGTGAGAGGGAAAGCACTTGCTGCTGTTGAGGGGGATGAAAGTGGTGCATTTTGCATCATATTGAGTTTATCTAGGGGGGACCTTAATCTGAAAATTTTTACAAagtcatgataaaaaaaatataacttGATGTTTCCTAATGGAGAAAACCATTAAGCAGTAGTTTCcacaaaatcttttaaaaaatacattaagctgttgtgtgtgcagtgagcaGGAaccagtgtgtttagtgaggctTCATAAAATACAACGTCATAGAAGCAGATTTTGAGATTGTCCCATTACCTTTTTCCCCACAGTTGTAACATTTTACACAATCTTACCAACATTACTTCTGGTTCTCGCAGCAGGAGGTGTCCCAGGAGCTCCTGAGCCAAACCACAAGCTCAACAACGTTGTGCGTTACAACCCTCCAGACCACCAGGGGGCGCCAAACAGACCACCTTACTCTCAAACCAACGGCCACTCCTGCCATCCTGCAGCGCACCACGAGTTAGGGCTGAGCGATGAGCGATCTGCTGAGGAAGACTCCACtgaggaagaagatgaagatgatgatgaggaggaagaggagtatAGCCCCAAATGGAAGGGTATTGAGGCCATAGTGGAAGCTTATCACGAGTACATAGATGGTGAGTTCTACTTTCAGGCTAGCAGATGATGTAAAGTTTTGCTCATACTTTGATTCcagtatactgagtgtgtgtgtgtgtgtgttttcacagagagggatatagagagtgAGGTCCTGCAGAGTGAGTGTAGGAGAATGGAGGCTCAGCACTATCACCTGAGCGTTACAGCTGATCAGCTCTCTGTCACTATGGGGGTAAGTTAATGTTCAGCCATAATTCTTTAGCTGTTTTTAAAGATGGTGCCCGATTTGGTGCAATttcttcatgaattttttttccactgacaTTTTCTGTGGTTCATCAGGAGCTGTTGGCGCAGAGGCAGCGGCTGGCGCTTGACAGGGAACGAATGCAGGCCGAACTGGAGCACTTCAGGAAGTGTCTGACCTTGCCTGCTCTGCTCTTACACAGAGGTCACTATAAAGGACCGCCCCCGAGGTGATCCCTCTCGCCCTGCCCATACACAATTAGGGATCTGGGCGACTATCACCCAGTTCCTCACCTGAGACTGAGAGCCCAGAGCTGCACTGAAGGCTGAGGGTGAGGAGGAGaacaggatgaggatgaagctGAGCTCACTGCACAGCAGGAGGATGGACTGCAGCCATTCCAGTTTGTGCAATGG comes from Hemibagrus wyckioides isolate EC202008001 linkage group LG14, SWU_Hwy_1.0, whole genome shotgun sequence and encodes:
- the LOC131364649 gene encoding genetic suppressor element 1-like isoform X1 → MDCRWRLWTPRLLGMSHEPKSPSLGMISTATRTTATVSPLTPSPISGTVLANGNTASQSAHSGFAAALRKLAKQAEEPRGPISSESSPVSSPATNHSSPVGTPKRVPLVSGPGLGAPSASHGVSSTPPVVTIAPTKTVNGMWRSEGRQAEAALRGSARERLPSDPPPPPPPPLPPSTQEKSVSSLPPHIMGAPYPFGLNPSAVMQDPRLQALNLSRQMPHVLQSGAVPVGAVPLGAVPEEYLRSGFRPYGSAEDLRLSSLPLGLDPAYFRSGYLAYPALSSYRMDESLCLSALRSPYYQLPAGGAVPSLHPSTAHLHLPGVRYPAELSHQSLTALQSERLQMEDKLRQHEREREREKERAHEAEREKERERERERERERERVREREREREEERERERELERQKERAKEREVQAVRAMEKHVLSQELHTHSHTLSHRQQIEDRAKLTPNRAEKTKEATLLAPKPLQPGLYPSPSGPAPLPVPSLVPTPGERLGPSALLLQRQGEEERWLARQRRLRVDTVDRQGLASECSHHSTEPETHEPHTDSQRPHSRHQDLNNRELPHHLGAPPPLISPKPTPPNPPTTLWNPVSLINSPSHTRRAYEPPFPPSRPPPGLTKPECTDRSLPPRTSGLVEPGTFHTEQEKLSQSILNKQRLSFPLTAPFGELRGTKRAGSPIRVFPQCPAREPTLVYDHALQQHRTLLSKLDLEEKRRKEAREKGYYYELDDSYDESDEEEVRAHLRRVTEQPPLKLDQSKEKLDFLAVFSLTTLSQRDELLERKRKKRRKMMRERSPSPILAQSKRQTPPTSTPTLSTRYTPEEMDRAPELENKKHFLNMFNLNHVSQEQRIEKEKVVNLLDAIKKKTVTLDTLRYATYTPCCSPPSTACDPTTPSTPCQSNGEPQPNSRSPTPPGPTKHLHSVSQIDLHRPSQPSDLLRPKEPPPLAPLQDHSRLGEAPPIKRAASLQNSSRPLHPQLKERPHGLNGMSDHSRSRPWESLSAEEFAQHFHQSVLQSTHKSQHKPKVVTFYTILPTLLLVLAAGGVPGAPEPNHKLNNVVRYNPPDHQGAPNRPPYSQTNGHSCHPAAHHELGLSDERSAEEDSTEEEDEDDDEEEEEYSPKWKGIEAIVEAYHEYIDERDIESEVLQSECRRMEAQHYHLSVTADQLSVTMGELLAQRQRLALDRERMQAELEHFRKCLTLPALLLHRGHYKGPPPR
- the LOC131364649 gene encoding genetic suppressor element 1-like isoform X5, which codes for MDCRWRLWTPRLLGMSHEPKSPSLGMISTATRTTATVSPLTPSPISGTVLANGNTASQSAHSGFAAALRKLAKQAEEPRGPISSESSPVSSPATNHSSPVGTPKRVPLVSGPGLGAPSASHGVSSTPPVVTIAPTKTVNGMWRSEGRQAEAALRGSARERLPSDPPPPPPPPLPPSTQEKSVSSLPPHIMGAPYPFGLNPSAVMQDPRLQALNLSRQMPHVLQSGAVPVGAVPLGAVPEEYLRSGFRPYGSAEDLRLSSLPLGLDPAYFRSGYLAYPALSSYRMDESLCLSALRSPYYQLPAGGAVPSLHPSTAHLHLPGVRYPAELSHQSLTALQSERLQMEDKLRQHEREREREKERAHEAEREKERERERERERERERVREREREREEERERERELERQKERAKEREVQAVRAMEKHVLSQELHTHSHTLSHRQQIEDRAKLTPNRAEKTKEATLLAPKPLQPGLYPSPSGPAPLPVPSLVPTPGERLGPSALLLQRQGEEERWLARQRRLRVDTVDRQGLASECSHHSTEPETHEPHTDSQRPHSRHQDLNNRELPHHLGAPPPLISPKPTPPNPPTTLWNPVSLINSPSHTRRAYEPPFPPSRPPPGLTKPECTDRSLPPRTSGLVEPGTFHTEQEKLSQSILNKQRLSFPLTAPFGELRGTKRAGSPIRVFPQCPAREPTLVYDHALQQHRTLLSKLDLEEKRRKEAREKGYYYELDDSYDESDEEEVRAHLRRVTEQPPLKLDQSKEKLDFLAVFSLTTLSQRDELLERKRKKRRKMMRERSPSPILAQSKRQTPPTSTPTLSTRYTPEEMDRAPELENKKHFLNMFNLNHVSQEQRIEKEKVVNLLDAIKKKTVTLDTLRYATYTPCCSPPSTACDPTTPSTPCQSNGEPQPNSRSPTPPGPTKHLHSVSQIDLHRPSQPSDLLRPKEPPPLAPLQDHSRLGEAPPIKRAASLQNSSRPLHPQLKERPHGLNGMSDHSRSRPWESLSAEEFAQHFHQSVLQSTHKSQHKPKAGGVPGAPEPNHKLNNVVRYNPPDHQGAPNRPPYSQTNGHSCHPAAHHELGLSDERSAEEDSTEEEDEDDDEEEEEYSPKWKGIEAIVEAYHEYIDERDIESEVLQSECRRMEAQHYHLSVTADQLSVTMGELLAQRQRLALDRERMQAELEHFRKCLTLPALLLHRGHYKGPPPR
- the LOC131364649 gene encoding genetic suppressor element 1-like isoform X6, with the protein product MDCRWRLWTPRLLGMSHEPKSPSLGMISTATRTTATVSPLTPSPISGTVLANGNTASQSAHSGFAAALRKLAKQAEEPRGPISSESSPVSSPATNHSSPVGTPKRVPLVSGPGLGAPSASHGVSSTPPVVTIAPTKTVNGMWRSEGRQAEAALRGSARERLPSDPPPPPPPPLPPSTQEKSVSSLPPHIMGAPYPFGLNPSAVMQDPRLQALNLSRQMPHVLQSGAVPVGAVPLGAVPEEYLRSGFRPYGSAEDLRLSSLPLGLDPAYFRSGYLAYPALSSYRMDESLCLSALRSPYYQLPAGGAVPSLHPSTAHLHLPGVRYPAELSHQSLTALQSERLQMEDKLRQHEREREREKERAHEAEREKERERERERERERERVREREREREEERERERELERQKERAKEREVQAVRAMEKHVLSQELHTHSHTLSHRQQIEDRAKLTPNRAEKTKEATLLAPKPLQPGLYPSPSGPAPLPVPSLVPTPGERLGPSALLLQRQGEEERWLARQRRLRVDTVDRQGLASECSHHSTEPETHEPHTDSQRPHSRHQDLNNRELPHHLGAPPPLISPKPTPPNPPTTLWNPVSLINSPSHTRRAYEPPFPPSRPPPGLTKPECTDRSLPPRTSGLVEPGTFHTEQEKLSQSILNKQRLSFPLTAPFGELRGTKRAGSPIRVFPQCPAREPTLVYDHALQQHRTLLSKLDLEEKRRKEAREKGYYYELDDSYDESDEEEVRAHLRRVTEQPPLKLDQSKEKLDFLAVFSLTTLSQRDELLERKRKKRRKMMRERSPSPILAQSKRQTPPTSTPTLSTRYTPEEMDRAPELENKKHFLNMFNLNHVSQEQRIEKEKVVNLLDAIKKKTVTLDTLRYATYTPCCSPPSTACDPTTPSTPCQSNGEPQPNSRSPTPPGPTKHLHSVSQIDLHRPSQPSDLLRPKEPPPLAPLQDHSRLGEAPPIKRAASLQNSSRPLHPQLKERPHGLNGMSDHSRSRPWESLSAEEFAQHFHQSVLQSTHKSQHKPKGGVPGAPEPNHKLNNVVRYNPPDHQGAPNRPPYSQTNGHSCHPAAHHELGLSDERSAEEDSTEEEDEDDDEEEEEYSPKWKGIEAIVEAYHEYIDERDIESEVLQSECRRMEAQHYHLSVTADQLSVTMGELLAQRQRLALDRERMQAELEHFRKCLTLPALLLHRGHYKGPPPR